TTGGAGTTCTGAGAGATATATTTTTACTACTGAATAAAGAATCAAAAAGAAGTAAAGAAAAGTTAGAATTTATTTACGATTTATTCAAGAATATCAACAAATTCCAGAGCTTTTTAGAATCTCTGACTATATTCGAATGGAAAAACTCTAGTAAGTTACATTCGGTTGATATTAAAAAGTATATACGCTTCTTTCTTTCTAATGAACTATAAAAAACTTATTAGTGTGAATAAAATGGTGACCCCGAGGGGATTCGAACCCCTGTTACAGGCGTGAAAGGCCTGTGTCTTAACCACTTGACCACGGGGCCACCTGTGAACTTTTAAATTAAAATGGTGAGCCATCCGCGACTCGAACGCGGGACACCCAGCTTAAAAGGCTGGTGCTCTGCCTACTGAGCTAATGGCCCACACAACAATAGCCGCAGTTTTGTATTATAAAGCACAAAAGCGAGTTTGTAAATAACGAAAATTTGTTTGCTTTTCTCTTATCACCCCGCTTTTACAAACCTTATTTGACTTGTGCAAAGCTCGTAATATACACCTTTCTTAGAAACTAAGCTGTCATGTGTTCCCATCTCAACTATTTGGCCTTTGTCAAGCACAATGATCAAGTCTGCATCTCTTATGGTTGAGAGCCTGTGAGCAATTACAATTGAGGTTCTGTTTTTCATCACCTTGTTCAATGCACTTTGGACCATCAGCTCGCTCTGTGTATCTAAAGCCGATGTTGCCTCATCAAGGATTAAAATTTCCGGATTTTGAAGCAAAAGCCGTGCAAGGCATATTAGCTGCTTTTGCCCAGTTGAAAGTCTTGTTCCCCTTTCGTTTACCTGAGTATAATACCCATCCTCAAGCTGGGAAATAAACTCATGTGCGCCTAAGAATTTGCACACCTCTACCGCCTCATCTAAGGAAGCATTCGGCCTTCCATAGAGTATATTATCTAAGATTGTACCTGAGAACAAAAATGGCTCTTGCTGGACAATTCCAATAAGTTTCCTGAGACTTCTAAAACTTATTTTTCTCAAATCAATTCCATCTATGAGTATACTCCCTTTTTGTGGATCGTAAAATCTTGCAAGAAGGTTTACAATTGTTGTCTTACCTGAACCAGTTGCCCCAACCAAGGCTATCATCTGTCCTTTTTTGACCTTAAAAGATATATCCTTTAGAACATAATTTTCATCTTTATAAGAAAACCATACATTTTTGAACTCAATCGTATCTTTAAATGTAGAAAGGTCAACTGGATTTTCGTCTTCCTTAATCTCTGGCTCAATACTCAAAACCTCAAAAATCCTCTCTGACGAGCTGCTTGCAACAAGAAGTTGGTTGTAAAAATTGCTCAAGGTCACAACCGGTCGCCAAAATCTATCTAAGTAGCTCACAAACGCAATTAATGTACCAACAGTAACACCATTTATTTTTAAAAGTTTTACACCGTACCAGTAGATTATTAGTGTCCCTATCATTGAACAAATCTCAACAAATGGGCCAAATAAATTATTTATTTTTATTGCCTTCATCCATGAAACAAAGACATCGTCAATGACATCTTTGAATATTGCTTTGTTTACTTTTTGTCTTACAAATGCCTGAATTACTCTAATCCCACTTATATTCTCGTGTATGTACGCATTTAGATTTGCAATCTTCCTTCGAACTTTCCTCCAGTTTTTCTTTATAGCATTCCTTGTTGCAAAAAGTATTGCTAAAAAAAGCGGAACAACTGTAAATGTCACAGCTGCCAATTTTGGATGAATTGAAAACATTATAACCGTCGCAAGAACTAAACTCGACATGTCTGTTATCACATTTACTATCCCGTTCGTAAAGAGGTTGTTTAGAGTATTTACGTCATTTACAATTCTTACAATAATCCTTCCTGTTGAATTTCTGTCAAAATAGCTAAATGAAAGGCTCTGTACATGGTCAAAAAGTGCCTTTCTTATGTCAAATAGAACCATCTGGCCTGTTCTGTTTGCAAGTTTTATCTTGTTTTTTGAACATTCTTTGTTTATAAAAAGTGTCAAAACAAGAAGAACACCAATTGCTAAAATTCCTTTAAAATCTTTTTTGGGAATAAAATCGTCTACTGCCTTTTTTAAAAGGTATGGAGATACAAGGTCGGCAACTGTTGCAATAAACATAAAAATGATGGTAAGAAAAAGCCATTTTCTGTACGGCAACAAAAATCTAAATAGCTTTTTCAAATAGGGCACTTTTAATTCGTATGAAGTCTCTTCCTGACTGAATATTGGCCTTTTTGTATTGGTTTCTGCCATTTTTTAAAAACCCCCATCATCAATATAACAATTTTTATATACTCTCAAGCCTTTTTCCTTGAATTAATTCTTATGCAGGAAGCGAATTTAACCTTTCAAGAAGCTGTTTTTTGAATGCTGCATAATACCTTCCTTTCAACTTCATAAGTTCCTCATGTGTACCCTCCTCGACTATTCTACCATCTGACATGTAAATAATTCTGTCTGCATTTACAACAAGCTGAGATATCCTGTGAGTTATGATAATAGTTGTCCTTCCTTTTATAACATCTTGCAGAGTCTTTTGAATCTCAGCTTCTGTCTCAAAGTCAAGGCTTGATGTGGCATCGTCTAATATAAGTATCTTTGGATTGTAAATGAGAGCCCGTGCAATAGCTATTCTCTGCTTTTGCCCACCGGAAAGCCCAACTCCTCTCTCACCAACAACTGTGTCATATCCCTGAGGCAGTCTTTCAATGAACTCATCTGCCTGGGCAAGTTTTGCCGCCCATTTTATCTCATCTAAGGTGGCATCCGGCTTTCCAAAAGCTATGTTTGCTGCGATGGTATCAGAGAATATAAAGGTTTCTTGCATAATTATTCCAATGTTTTTCCTAAGTGAACACAGCCTTATATCTTTGACATTTATATCATCAATCAATATGCTGCCTTTGGTACAGTCATAGAACCTTGCAAGAAGGTTAATCAAAGATGACTTGCCAGAGCCAGTTGAACCTAAGATCGCTACAACCTCACCTGGCTTTATGTGAAGGTTGATACCCTTTAATACATAATGCTGGTTGTATTTGAAATACACATCAATAAATTTAATGTCACCCTTGACATCTTTGAGTCTAATTCCATTTTTTGGACTTTTTATCGCTATATCACTATCTAATACTTCAAATATTTTTTCCAGCGATGCAAATGCGTTTTGCCACTGGTTGACCAAGTTCTGGATGTTGCCAATTGGTGTACTAAAGATGTTGACATAGCTCACAAATGCAAACAGTGTACCTATGCTAAGTTTCCCTTTTATTGCTAAATATCCACCTACAACTAAAATTATTACAGAGTTAAGACCGTTTAAAAAGTTTGCAAGAGGGTTATGGTATGAGCGAATATCTGCTGCTTCAATATTTTTCTCTGTAAACTCATATGCAACCTTTTCAAAGCTCTTTTTCTCAAAGTCTTCGTTTCCAAACGCTTTTACAACCCTGATTCCAGTTATATTTTCTTGTACTTTGGACGTGAGTTTTTCAAATGCAATTCTTATACTCTTAAAAGTAGGATGAAGCTTTTTGGCAAGGCTTCTTACATTGAGGTAAATCAAAGGGGCTGTTGAAATGGTCAAAACTGATAACAAAACGTTCATCGAAAACATTATGCTCAGGGCTGAGACAATTGTAATTGTTATGGTTATCACCTGAACAAAACTCTGGTTCAAAAACACTCTAATTGCCTCTAAATCCCCCACCATTCTGTTCATAATTGCACCTGTGGAGGCCTTGTCAAAGTATTCAAAAGACTGATATTGAAGTTTTGTGTAGATTTGGTCTCTCAGAAGATATATGACCTTTTGAGATGTGTACTCAAATATGTACCCCTGAAAATAGTTGCAAAAAGCCCTTATCAAAACAAGACCTGCAACAAGCACCGCTAAATTTGACAGCTCATCAAAGTGCTTTGCTATCAGAACATCATCAATGATATGCTTAGATACTTTTGGAACTGTCATATTACAAAATATAGAAATTAGAGAAAAAATTAAACTCAGTACTACCAGAAATTTGTATTCATCAAGGTATTTAAGGATGCGCTTAAGATAGTCCAATTTTCGTTCATCCTCTTTCTATAAAAGTTTAATTTATATTATACACCCAAACACAAAAAAAGTTAATACATTGCCACAAAAATAGAATAAAATCAATAGCTCAAAGTACACAAAAAGCCACCCATTTCAATATTATTCCTCGGGTGGCCTTTTTATTTCCATAAAAGATTTTTAATTCTCTTTTATAATGATATCCTCACGGCTTGCACCTGTGCCAATCAAAAATACCTTTGCACCTGTCTCTTTTTCTATAAACTCAATGTACTTTTTAGCACTTTTTGGTAGCTGGTCATACTCTTTTGCCTTCTTTATTTCGTCCTCGCTCCAACCTTCAAACTCTTCATAAATTGGTTCACATTCCATTGCAACCTTCAATGATGCTGGGAACAAATCAAGGATTTTACCAGCGTACCTGTACCCCACACACACCTTCACTTTTGGCAGATTTGAAAGAGTGTCAAGCTTTGTGAGTGCAATCTTGTCAATTCCGTTAATTAAAACTGCATATCTTACAACCACAAGGTCAAGCCAGCCGCACCTTCTTGGCCTTCCAGTGGTGGTACCGTATTCCTTGCCTCTTTCTCGAATTGTATCTCCTACTCTGTCTAAAAGCTCTGTGGGAAATGGTCCTTTGCCAACTCTTGTTGTATATGATTTAACAACTCCTATAACCTCTTGGATGTGTTTTGGTGCAATTCCAGCCCCTATACAAAATCCGCCAACTGTCGGGTGTGATGATGTAACATATGGATATGTGCCATAATCGAGGTCTAACATTGTTGCCTGGGCACCTTCTAAAAGGATTTTTTTGCCTTCTTTTATAGCGTCATTCAAAAGCTTTATCGTATCTGTTATATATGGCTTTAGAATCTCACCATACTTCATAAACTGCTCCAAAAGTTCACCAAATTTCATAGGTGTTTTGTGATACACCTCTGTAAGTATCCGATTTTTTCTCTCATATACAATTCTTAGCTTATGCACAAACTCATCCTCGTCAAGCATGTCACAAACTCTTAAGTTTGTCCTCTCTGTTTTGTCAGTGTAAGCAGGGCCTATTCCTCTTTTCGTTGTGCCAAGTGACTCTTCCCCTCTTTGCTTTTCCTGCTCTTCGTCAAGTATCTTATGATACGGCATAACCAAATGTGCTCTGTCGCTAATTCGCAGGTTCTCAGTTGATATACCTTCTTTTTGCAGGCTCCCTATCTCTTCAATGAGCGATTCTGGATCAATTACAACTCCATTTCCTATGATGTTTATCTTGTCTTTATAAAGTATCCCTGATGGTATTAAGTGAAGTTTAAAAATCTTGCCAAATGCTTCAACTGTATGCCCAGCGTTACTCCCTCCCTGGGCACGGACAACAACGTCAGCTTCTTTTGCTAAGAAGTCAACTATCTTGCCCTTGCCTTCGTCACCCCATTGGGTGCCAACTATTGCTCGGATTTGTGACATTTCATCATACTCCTTCTTAAATCTTTGTTTAGAAAATCCTTCTTTATTATATCAGAATGAAGCGAGTTTTTTAAGTATTCAGCTTTATTTTAATAATTGAAGAAATGAGTATTGACTGGTATTATTTATATTGATAATGAAATTCAAACAATCTTAAAGGAGATGAACTTAAAAATGGTTGAATATCTATTCAACGTCTTCAAAGATGTCACAAAGCTAAAATGGTATACAATTGCTATTGTATCTGTTTTGTTTATCTTATCTTTATTTTTGATGGTCACTCGAAAACGACAGAATTTATCAACAAAGGCAATCGTTTATGGCGGACTTAGTATTGCTCTTTCATTTACTCTTTCGTTTATTAAACTCTACAGAATGCCACAGGGCGGAACAATAACGCCTGCAAGCATGCTGCCACTTTTCGTATACGCTTATATGTTTGGACCTTTTGCAGGAATTGTTGCAGGAATGGCTTATGGAATACTGCAGCTGATACAAGACCCTTATGTTGTTCACTGGGCACAGCTTCTTTTGGACTATCCATTGGCGTTTGGTGCTCTCGGATTTGCAGGATTTTTTAGAAAAAATTTACCCTTGGGAATTTTAGCAGGCGGCTTTGGAAGATTTGTGTTTCATGTTATATCTGGAGTTGTGTTTTTTGCATCATACGCGCCAAAAGGAACAAGCCCGCTTGTGTACTCTGCCATCTACAATGCAACATATATAGCGCCTGACCTTGCTGTGTGTTTAGTATTAGCTCTTATTCCTTCTGTTAAAAAGGCCATAGAAAGACTTTCAAAAGAAGCCTATATACAAAAATAGGGCTGTCTTGTTGAAGTAGTCTGACAGCCCTGGGGTTCTCCCAATAAAACCTATTATATTTTTTGCCTAATATCTTACTTATTGCAACTCTTAACAATAATCCGTTGCATCAGTCCAAAATCTTAACCTTCATCTCAATAATCTTCTCATATTTCTTTCCGCCTTCTTCCCATATTATTTTTGTTTTATTGTATTTTGAAACTATCTCTTTTACCTTTTGCGGATTTCCTTCAGTTAAATAGTAATATCTTACTGGCACATCAAGTATTTTGCCTTTTTTGGGTGGATTTAAATTAATTATAAAATCCCTGCCACCTTTTAATACGTATTTCTTTTCAAATTCCTTAGGAACTATTGGAATTAATAAAACACTATTTTTGTATCGTGGTCCTGTATTGGCTGCATCAACATAATACTCAATTATCCTATGTTTTTTGTAATCAGGTTTGTTACCATTGTAATCATTATCTCCATAAAATGGTTCTCTCTCGTTGGATGAAAAATAAATCTTTATTGTAGGGTCGCTTATTTTTAAAGTTTTCACGGGATCATATAAAGTATATTTTACTATATAGTAGCAAGCCCCAACTCCTGCAAAAATGACTAACACTATAATCAAAATTGAAAGTATTTTTTTCATTTTTATAGCCACCATTCCTATCCTTGCATTTTTAATTAATATATTATGTGGATATATCTAAACTGGGCTTTCGGATATTTAGCTTTTAGGTCTGAAAGTGGTACATCCTTTTTATCTTCAGTATGATAAGTCAAATAAATCTTTGTCTTAGTAGCTGTCCTTTCAACTTTTGTGACAATCATAGAATGATCATACACGCCATCTGGTCCAAAATCCATCTGAATAATATCGCCTATTTCTAAGTTATCAACTGAAGGCACAACCTGCCCTATTCCTCTGTTTGTTAGATGTTCATACAGAGACTCCACCTTTACCCAACTCCAAGACCATGAATCATCATTTTTACTGTCATAGTCATCAGAACCGTTTCTATAATAAAACCAATCATCTGAATCCCAGTATCCATTCCACCACTCGTCCACCATCGGTATGCCCCCGCCTTCTTTTAAACACTGTGATACAAAATTTGTACAATCAGCTGAAAACTTGTGATATGCTTTATTATAGTTGTATACATACGTGTATGCATAATTTACTGCTCCATCTCTGTTGTATGCACCACCCCCTCCACCAGGAAAAGGCGTTGTACTTTTTGTACCTATTGAACCATCTTTATCTTCTTGTTTATCCTTTGTTGTTTTTTTACCATATTTCAAACTATATTCATATGCATACTCATATATTTTTTCCCACTTTTCTGGATCCTGCTTCCTCAATTCTCCTGCAGGGTCTGCAAGCTCAATAAGTTTTTTCCAATACTCTTCACTCCCATATTTTGCTTTTATCCCACTGTCTTTCAAAATTGTTTCAAATATTTTTTTGCCTTCCTGTGCTTTTTTTACCTCTTCAAGATGAACCTTCATAATTTCATCCGCATAATTTTCTGCTTGTGTACCTAAATTTGTCGATACTTCATCCGCTCTTGAGTTTGGAATAACAAACAATATTGATGATAATAACATAGTAATTACAACAAGTAACATGTAAATTTTTCTAACATTGTTTTTATACTTCTCTTCTTTATTATTTGCTATTTTTTAAGCTCAGCTTTATATAGCTTTATTTCTTTTAATCTTTCTTTTATTTTCTGTATAATTTACTGAAAAAAGTGAATCTTTTTGTTTTGTACATCCATGATATAAACAGTCTGTTGCATGAATTTTTAAGAATATAAACCTCCTCGTATAATATGATTATCAAATCACTTAAAACTTCATATCTCAATTGGTACATTTAATTATCAGTACCAATTGA
This Caldicellulosiruptor changbaiensis DNA region includes the following protein-coding sequences:
- a CDS encoding ABC transporter ATP-binding protein, yielding MAETNTKRPIFSQEETSYELKVPYLKKLFRFLLPYRKWLFLTIIFMFIATVADLVSPYLLKKAVDDFIPKKDFKGILAIGVLLVLTLFINKECSKNKIKLANRTGQMVLFDIRKALFDHVQSLSFSYFDRNSTGRIIVRIVNDVNTLNNLFTNGIVNVITDMSSLVLATVIMFSIHPKLAAVTFTVVPLFLAILFATRNAIKKNWRKVRRKIANLNAYIHENISGIRVIQAFVRQKVNKAIFKDVIDDVFVSWMKAIKINNLFGPFVEICSMIGTLIIYWYGVKLLKINGVTVGTLIAFVSYLDRFWRPVVTLSNFYNQLLVASSSSERIFEVLSIEPEIKEDENPVDLSTFKDTIEFKNVWFSYKDENYVLKDISFKVKKGQMIALVGATGSGKTTIVNLLARFYDPQKGSILIDGIDLRKISFRSLRKLIGIVQQEPFLFSGTILDNILYGRPNASLDEAVEVCKFLGAHEFISQLEDGYYTQVNERGTRLSTGQKQLICLARLLLQNPEILILDEATSALDTQSELMVQSALNKVMKNRTSIVIAHRLSTIRDADLIIVLDKGQIVEMGTHDSLVSKKGVYYELCTSQIRFVKAG
- a CDS encoding amidase domain-containing protein is translated as MLLVVITMLLSSILFVIPNSRADEVSTNLGTQAENYADEIMKVHLEEVKKAQEGKKIFETILKDSGIKAKYGSEEYWKKLIELADPAGELRKQDPEKWEKIYEYAYEYSLKYGKKTTKDKQEDKDGSIGTKSTTPFPGGGGGAYNRDGAVNYAYTYVYNYNKAYHKFSADCTNFVSQCLKEGGGIPMVDEWWNGYWDSDDWFYYRNGSDDYDSKNDDSWSWSWVKVESLYEHLTNRGIGQVVPSVDNLEIGDIIQMDFGPDGVYDHSMIVTKVERTATKTKIYLTYHTEDKKDVPLSDLKAKYPKAQFRYIHIIY
- the thiT gene encoding energy-coupled thiamine transporter ThiT, with translation MVEYLFNVFKDVTKLKWYTIAIVSVLFILSLFLMVTRKRQNLSTKAIVYGGLSIALSFTLSFIKLYRMPQGGTITPASMLPLFVYAYMFGPFAGIVAGMAYGILQLIQDPYVVHWAQLLLDYPLAFGALGFAGFFRKNLPLGILAGGFGRFVFHVISGVVFFASYAPKGTSPLVYSAIYNATYIAPDLAVCLVLALIPSVKKAIERLSKEAYIQK
- a CDS encoding adenylosuccinate synthase → MSQIRAIVGTQWGDEGKGKIVDFLAKEADVVVRAQGGSNAGHTVEAFGKIFKLHLIPSGILYKDKINIIGNGVVIDPESLIEEIGSLQKEGISTENLRISDRAHLVMPYHKILDEEQEKQRGEESLGTTKRGIGPAYTDKTERTNLRVCDMLDEDEFVHKLRIVYERKNRILTEVYHKTPMKFGELLEQFMKYGEILKPYITDTIKLLNDAIKEGKKILLEGAQATMLDLDYGTYPYVTSSHPTVGGFCIGAGIAPKHIQEVIGVVKSYTTRVGKGPFPTELLDRVGDTIRERGKEYGTTTGRPRRCGWLDLVVVRYAVLINGIDKIALTKLDTLSNLPKVKVCVGYRYAGKILDLFPASLKVAMECEPIYEEFEGWSEDEIKKAKEYDQLPKSAKKYIEFIEKETGAKVFLIGTGASREDIIIKEN
- a CDS encoding ABC transporter ATP-binding protein; the protein is MDYLKRILKYLDEYKFLVVLSLIFSLISIFCNMTVPKVSKHIIDDVLIAKHFDELSNLAVLVAGLVLIRAFCNYFQGYIFEYTSQKVIYLLRDQIYTKLQYQSFEYFDKASTGAIMNRMVGDLEAIRVFLNQSFVQVITITITIVSALSIMFSMNVLLSVLTISTAPLIYLNVRSLAKKLHPTFKSIRIAFEKLTSKVQENITGIRVVKAFGNEDFEKKSFEKVAYEFTEKNIEAADIRSYHNPLANFLNGLNSVIILVVGGYLAIKGKLSIGTLFAFVSYVNIFSTPIGNIQNLVNQWQNAFASLEKIFEVLDSDIAIKSPKNGIRLKDVKGDIKFIDVYFKYNQHYVLKGINLHIKPGEVVAILGSTGSGKSSLINLLARFYDCTKGSILIDDINVKDIRLCSLRKNIGIIMQETFIFSDTIAANIAFGKPDATLDEIKWAAKLAQADEFIERLPQGYDTVVGERGVGLSGGQKQRIAIARALIYNPKILILDDATSSLDFETEAEIQKTLQDVIKGRTTIIITHRISQLVVNADRIIYMSDGRIVEEGTHEELMKLKGRYYAAFKKQLLERLNSLPA